From a region of the Penaeus vannamei isolate JL-2024 chromosome 2, ASM4276789v1, whole genome shotgun sequence genome:
- the LOC138865700 gene encoding uncharacterized protein → MAASAPFESDDATALKKLSPQEVEALLPASYSQLLGSGSYGCVYTVDCEGQTCVLKVPHCAGDPSLRRELELLQRIAGAGGAPVPLAFCPESHALLMSFCGKASLKQHLRRGARSGGFSLQHALCLALRVTERLLELHRAGFVHCDLNCNNVTVKLDAARKLESVHIIDYGLSARIGERRPPRTKPEWYIQCYCDCTYDGSPILPLCDLPGLGTVL, encoded by the coding sequence ATGGCGGCCTCGGCCCCCTTCGAGTCAGACGACGCGACCGCGCTGAAGAAGCTGAGTCCGCAGGAGGTGGAGGCGCTGCTGCCGGCGTCGTACTCGCAGCTGCTGGGCAGCGGCAGCTACGGCTGCGTGTATACCGTCGACTGCGAAGGACAGACCTGCGTCCTGAAGGTCCCGCACTGCGCCGGCGACCCCAGCTTGAGGAGAGAGCTGGAATTGCTGCAGCGCATCGCCGGGGCCGGCGGAGCCCCCGTGCCCTTGGCCTTCTGCCCGGAGAGTCACGCCCTCCTCATGTCCTTCTGCGGGAAGGCCAGCCTGAAGCAGCATTTGCGCCGAGGGGCGAGGTCTGGCGGCTTCTCGCTCCAGCACGCCCTCTGCCTGGCCCTGCGCGTGACGGAGCGCCTTCTGGAACTCCACCGGGCCGGCTTCGTCCACTGCGACCTCAACTGCAACAACGTGACGGTGAAGCTGGACGCCGCGCGGAAGCTGGAGTCCGTCCACATCATCGACTACGGCCTCAGCGCCCGCATCGGGGAGAGGCGGCCGCCCCGGACCAAGCCCGAGTGGTACATACAGTGCTATTGCGACTGCACCTACGACGGCTCTCCGATACTGCCGCTGTGCGACCTGCCCGGCCTCGGCACCGTCCTCTAG